Part of the Henckelia pumila isolate YLH828 chromosome 2, ASM3356847v2, whole genome shotgun sequence genome is shown below.
GAAAAAACTGCCTCCAGTGAATGCTCTGGAAGAAGATAAAAAACTGCCTCTCATGCGATCCAAGTATCTTGTTCCTGTATTCAATCTATATTGATTGCTTGCAGTAGCACTTTTAAAACCATGCCCTGCTTGTGCGCTGTGAGATTTCATACTTTCAGGTAAATTTCTACGTTGTTCCCGTCCATCACCTTCACTTTTGTTTCGCTCGCTTTCCTTGGCCGATCGTTTTTCCAACTCCTCCGCATCAGAATTGCTTTTACTGGATCCCCTATCTCTTTCCTTTTTTCTTTCCTGACGCTTCCTTTCAGCTTCTTTTTTAACACCTGTTTTCTTTGCACGAGGGGATCCTTTTCCACAGTCTTTCTCAGTCTCCAGCTTCGAATCACGCAATCTCCTTTGCTCTTCAACCAACCTAGCAACCTCTTCTCTCTGTTTTCTTTCCTCCTCTTCCATAAGCTCCTTTTCAAGTTTAGCTTGCCTCTTCTCCTCGGCTTTTCTGCGAGCTTTCTCTCCTCTACTTTCCAGGCCATTCGCTTCATTCTCAATTCGAGTATCCAGCATCCCGGTGTATTGTGCATCAGTTGAACCATCATCCGCAGCAGAACTAACCCTGAAAATCTTTCTCCAACGCCACATTATAGTGAAGAAAAATGATGCAAACGCTTtgcaaataaaaacaaaaaggcGAGAATAAGACTTCTCCGCCAAACAATGGTCATCCTCACAAGGAAACCCACAACCATTCTTCTTCCAATAACTCGACTTTCCAGAAAAGGGTGCACCTACCAAACTCCCATCCTCCATCCAGTCCTGACCACACAGCAGACCATTACCTGACCAAGTCTTCCCATTCAGTATCTTTCCACCTTTCCCAACCAAATCATACAATATCCCTGACTTGCCCATCCCTGGAGGCACAGGAAGATCCAGAACTGGCCTCTTGGAAATATGGCCACAGTAAGAGCACATAAACTTGCCCCCACCTGGATTTTGATCCCTATATGGAGTAAGACAATTCCTGCACCTCCTTGTGGCTGTCTTTCTCAACTTATGCATTTGAATAGCCTCAAGCCTCTTCCTCTCCCTAAGCAAGGCATTCCTCCTGACCCGCCATGCTGACAACTGAGGCATCAGAACCTCATACCAGAACAAAGTTACTAACAGCACGAACACACAAGCAAGCCTGGGCGATGTGATTTCAAAACGGAAAGCAGGTGGCAAGAGCTGCGACAAACCCCATAACCCAATGAGAGGTATCACTAGCCATGGCAACATGGTAGCAACTCTCCGCGACCACTTTTGAATCACGCAAAGTATACACATTATCCTCCGTTTACCCCAACCCTACTCCCCAGTCTCAAATTTGAGGGTAATTTTAGAGCAGTTCCAACTTCCCCAAAAGAAAATGATCAAAGATGTTTCGCAAATCCCTCTATGAATGTCACCTCTGTATTTCAAACAACTATCCAAGCCCTGTATTGGAAATCCTACCAACCCAACCCTCCGCACTTGTTTTTCCGAAATCTTCGAATGCAATACAAATTCCAGCGTATACTCCAAACCCTAGAACTGCGATTCGAGTCAAAACACCTAAAATTTCACAAAGAATGCTTATGCTCGTTATCAGATCACCCATatacaacaaatcatccaaaaggTTGTCGGAACCGTGTTGTTTGAGCTCCGGAACCCAGCGGACAAGAAACGAATAATCGCCAAGTACAAAATGctttaaataaatgaaaaaaaatgataaatttaaGCACTCACGTACGTCACGATCGTCTGAGAAACGGCGGCGGCGAACGTCGACTGAAGTACCGATGGCGATGATATGTAAATTTTTTGACGGCAGAATTTTTTTTCTTGCGCAATTAGTAAGAGAGAACATGAAGCGAAGTGAAAGAAATGTGGATTACCGGCTTTGGAGTTTAATATGTTGGTATGTGTTGGACCGGAATAACTCGGAAATAAACCGGTCccattatataatataattttattatgggTAATATCGTGAGACATTTCTGtcggtgtatatatatatatatatatatatcttaataaaataaataaattgtacaCATAATTATTTTTACCTTTTTGGAAATATATATCGAATTTATATTGATTACTGAAAGATAAGATAATTAACGAgatatattattttgaaaaaataatgtATACATAAATTATAAACATTTTAAGAATGAAATTTAGTATGTTCAAATAAAAATAGTCGTGCTTAATAACTTTgtttaaaaaaactttaaatttgATTGTTGATgtgataattattaaaatataattaacccACCCGTCTTATCTATAAAAATATATGAGACCGGCCCTTAAGGGGGTGTCCAAGTTAGTGGAGTAGGTGAACTTTTGGCCATAAGTCAGAAGTTCGATTCCCCCTGccaacaccttcttggactagcTTGTCACACATGgcttgcctagtgtggtttacctgactagcgtagtttgcagaCTACTGCATTAGTCCGGAGGTTTACCAAGAGCGCATCGAAAGGCagcggctgcgggttcccacgtgaaaaaaaaataccaaaaaatagcggctgcgggttttcacgtcacaaaaaaaatatgAGACCGTTTCACAAGAAATCTAATCAAATCTATTTAGAGTTCATTGCAAAGTAAATGTAGTGtgcataatttatattttgCATATCCGGGTGATATAAAATCTTGCTTTAGTTTCAAAATGTAATATTATCCAAAATTGACTAGGTGAACATAAATATggtaaaatttgtttttttgttgttgACAAAATACATAAAATGTACGAAATTTTAATTTACAAAAATAGAATATATTTAAATGAGATGCATTATTATTTTAACACGTgtagatatataatatataatttatttgatcaaaTTTGTATAAGTAATTGGAGAATTTACCATAGGTTGAAGACATAATTCTTCGCTAGTAGAACGAACCTTTAccataaattatattttaaaaaataaagtaagAAAATGATCAACAGTTCGTGTCACTCAAATAACACCTTCAAGGTAATCTCCCAGCCCTAGCATATTGATAAAAATAAAGGGAAGGGGCCAAGGACTAGTATCAATTTCCtttctaattttaattataatatctGAGATATTGTACATTGCAACCTTTCAGCTTACTCTATGCTACATCGAAGAACACGATATGCTTATTAACACGAGATGTTCGGGTGTTGGCCTGATCATCTAGTGTCCAACCTTTTATGCAAAGGAACCAAcattgaaaataaaaacaaaaatgtaACAGAGAAGAGTTCCATCCACGGTAAACCACGCCTCCACACAAATTGGAGCCAAATAACTATGAAAAAATTGTCATTATTAACTTATTTTCTCGACAAGTTTCACACAATGTTAGCTCGGTATGATTTATCTCACTGACATATTTACAGTCTATTACATTatgctgataaaaaaaaaacataaaactaTAACCAAACAGAACCTAAAAGTGAATATGTTATTtaatatgatatgatttgatcGATGTTTAGCAATTAATGTCAGTATTGATAACTTATAAATTTAAAGAAACTTGTGATTGGATAGGATAACAACAAACGCAGCCTTGGTAATATAGATCGCAGGCTTTCTTGAATTGCAGGATATGAGGTTAATACTATTACTGGGTCATCGGGCTTGACATCATTTTGGGTCCGTtgatctatcagaagttttgtTTTGAGGTCCATTAAAATCAAGCCCGGAGTTGATATCCAGCCCACAAGAATTCAAAGATTAgtgttcaattttattttatttttttatattaattttggattttttttatggtggtattaattttggattttggataCACGTGCtttctgaaaaattaaatttaactcacTTTTTATGCTGTTTGGACCTAAAATTCTATCGGCTTTGTCGGCAGGAACTAGCGGGGAACGGCGCAACGTCTCGAATAAAAAGttttctgaatttttaaacaaattttttttatctgaaAACTATAAAATAtttcctattttttttatttgaagaaaatttacaacatacatttctttaaaataaatagcACATTGGTAACCTTacgttgattttttttttttttatcatctaCAAATCAATATCACATAGCATACATAGATTGTGTTACACCGTATATTATTCTATAACAATCGAATTAGTTAAAATGACAGTTCAATAAAGAGATCACATAATTCAACCCTGACtttaaaatatctaaaatattacATACAAAATACATGTGAGAtgcatatatctatatatgctCGAGATTTCGTCAAACATGTATAAATATATAGTTAACAAGTCAATGTTAactacatatttatatatttgttcCAATACCACACATTGGAATTTGGATCATTTAAAATGGGTAAAATTTAGCTAAATTGTCAAACGATTTGGGACATAAACACGAGGGATAGCAAATTATTTGATgcgtttaaaaattttatatcaaataaattacttCAAATCGTTAATCAACGAatcaattttttcaataaaCCAAGCCGAACGATCTCGAAATATTTATGTGTATCAAAGAAAACAGGTGAGATGACTTCGTCCGAAGGCGAAGCTCCTCCGACGCTCAAGACAGTATAGtattcaataaaaaaagaataaaagacgTATTGAAAGCactaaaaaacatataaaagagCGTCTAAAAACATGTGTAAAACGTGTAAAAGCGTATGTAATGCATGTCTAAAAACGTTTATAAATGCTTGTAAAATATATGATTAATTAAGATGGATTGttcttgtataattatttttttaagaaaaaactaGATAGGCCGGGgaaaatgaatatatatattaaattgtgcTGAGTAAGATCTCTGGGAATATTTTGTGAATCCCCAAGAAATTGTATAAAGCAACGTGTTGTTTTTCACCTATATAAACTTTGTGTAGCTTTAGTAACATGCCAAACTCTGCATTCTTTCTTGGGATTCCTTCACTCACCATGTTATGCAATGATAAAATGCCCTTGTAGGGTTGGCCTTTATATTATCAAAATCTGCAAATTTGAGCAATTGAATTTAACGATTAATTAGTTTATATATTTACCAGAATCAATGTTGCTAAATTGAACGCTAACCGTCTCAAGACTTGTCTGGATTATTATCGATGCAATTGAATTCTGGCAATGtctttgaataaaaattcgattTTTGACTCAGTCTGAGTGATCATGATGATATTATTGACcatatccataaacaaatttgaggtttttcaatttaaaaaaataccgaaaaatactaaaaaataataactatGTACGTTCATCAATAATCACTATATtctaaaaatattgaaaaaacatACCTATGTTTGTCATGATTATGGCTAGCGTTTTCATAGAGTATTAATGTTTTGTTTTTGGTTCCCCCCTTTTAGGCTAGGATGAGAGTGAATAGATAGGCATTTTGGGTCCAAAATGAAGGCTTCTTTTATAGTGGGATTTCAttaaaaacaatgttctttattGGACAATTTGTTTTGTGTGGGGGGATAAACAATCAATTATAGGGtccaattttattttgaaatgatTTGAGGGCTCCTTtagtgtgtgtgtgcgtgtatTTTCTCCCTTTTTCACTGCAATTATCAAGTACAGCTACCATTCCATATTCCAAcattatttgtttttgttttttaaaaaaatcttatcaAATTTTCGTGCTGAAATGctaaaaagaataaatatttctcaaaataaTAAGATAGGATAAAATATCGAGTATTGCATATATCTTATATTCGTATAATATAATGTTATGCTACAAATTCAAGAGGTGTTCAATCTCAAAAGACTTATTCATTGAGTTGTTCAACCTCGCGAGTTATAAGTAACttttttattagtttaatatttcgaTGTAAGATATCGtgacatatatattatataaaaacgAGTGATCTCATTTCATATGGAAACACATGAAGTTGTTTTGGATCAAGTAATTTGGATTTGTGAGAGaatttcaaatattatatttaaactACTAGTTCGAAGTgtgaatttgaaatttgaagcAAAAGGTATTtcaaatccattttttttaattacgaGCCAAATAGAAATATAAAATCCAATGAAtgtgaatataaatttgaaaTCAAATCTATTTAAATCCTTTCATTCAAATGAAACCGAGATATAACTGAACTACAAGCGGTTTAGTTCAACTTACCCTACTATACGCATATAATATGACAAACGATTGGAGGCTTCAAAAAGTTGGCTCGTATGTGATTATGaagaataattaatattaaGACAGCATTATTTGACATAATGGGGATGCGAAATTTGTGGAACCGTAGTGCACGCGTGCCGTTGATTtcctgattatttttatttgattcaTACGAACTTTGTCAACTCGATGAGATTTACTCGTGTTTTTTgatttcattattattatatgaaaaaaaaaattagaatattGATGAATTAATCGGTTGCCCACTTGTGTTTCTTTCCATGTATTATAGTTGggattcacaatttcacactcaTCGAATATAGTTTTTTATCAaaagtttcaatttttttttgggaataTAAAGTTTCATATTTTATGATACTTTGTTTattgtattatattattattacattatAGCTAATAATAAATATCCgaatgttaatatatatatatgatctgTTTCTCAGACTGAGATAGGACCCGCCACACATGGGAAAGAATTTTTGTCTCaataatgaaattattattatttttggccAAGAAATTGTTATTTATTCTAAATAACTATGTGAAGCAAACATGAAAAGACAAGCCCATGAAGTAAAAAGACAAATATTGAatgctttttattatttatttgttgtcACCTcctttttgtatatatatatttttaaaaaaatattatcgaACAACTTTCGTCGTTGTTTCGATAAAAAGTTAAAGGGTGTGGACAGATACTTGCTTtatgtctgttttttttttgttcttgaaaaaaaaaattactttacGTCTAAttcatattatattattttgtttacacaTTCGTTACACTATTGATATTAATCTATTA
Proteins encoded:
- the LOC140880672 gene encoding uncharacterized protein, producing MCILCVIQKWSRRVATMLPWLVIPLIGLWGLSQLLPPAFRFEITSPRLACVFVLLVTLFWYEVLMPQLSAWRVRRNALLRERKRLEAIQMHKLRKTATRRCRNCLTPYRDQNPGGGKFMCSYCGHISKRPVLDLPVPPGMGKSGILYDLVGKGGKILNGKTWSGNGLLCGQDWMEDGSLVGAPFSGKSSYWKKNGCGFPCEDDHCLAEKSYSRLFVFICKAFASFFFTIMWRWRKIFRVSSAADDGSTDAQYTGMLDTRIENEANGLESRGEKARRKAEEKRQAKLEKELMEEEERKQREEVARLVEEQRRLRDSKLETEKDCGKGSPRAKKTGVKKEAERKRQERKKERDRGSSKSNSDAEELEKRSAKESERNKSEGDGREQRRNLPESMKSHSAQAGHGFKSATASNQYRLNTGTRYLDRMRGSFLSSSRAFTGGSFFGKSANASALSREQKSNISLDNCHTYLYKKETTDRVPGKANTSGDDKTANRPVFIESQPCTAPKKSWQQLFTSSSDVSLPSNPNVSSKPNAKCLTEVQSLPFSGQTAEPQPYYNPVTFGLPLPVAVHPCPFGSTRHSTDLPIPSPALFSKIGDAPHPFLPEESEIFEDPCYVPDPISLLGPVSESLENFQLDLGIVTDLGLDKPCAIKTIAPPSETTKPSPIESPLSRSRVSEEKRASSLVSPGVPKSNDYSNNVNDSGTWQMWKSSPIVQDGLGLLGGHVNWFMNSEMNEPKKEDINSVPHKTMASLFKNAEQVNPGTHSSPDVLFGNYQSGGKFNDSLPASIDGPWLPKPLYGLDPIGKNHVLAISKEEATQNAPVHGDYDGSATKFELSTSNPLAKKDWTLQGSRDGAGSLPSNRPPNIGGLYSTPDVQSLWSYE